A segment of the Leclercia adecarboxylata genome:
GTCTTGGCGTGCTGGGCGACTGGTCGCACCCCTACCTGACCATGGACTTCAAAACCGAAGCAAACATCATCCGTGCGTTGGGCAAAATCATCGGCAACGGCCACCTGCACAAAGGCGCCAAGCCGGTGCACTGGTGCGTGGACTGCCGCTCTGCGCTGGCTGAGGCGGAAGTCGAGTATTACGACAAAACCTCCCCGTCCATCGACGTGGCCTTTGAAGGCGTCGATCAGGAAGCGCTGCAGGGCAAATTTGGCCTGCCGGGCGTAGAAGGCCCAATCTCGCTGGTGATCTGGACCACCACCCCGTGGACCCTGCCTGCTAACCGCGCGATCTCCCTCTCTGCGGAGTTCGACTATGCGCTGGTACAGGTTGAAGGCCGTGCGCTGATCCTGGCCAAAGACCTGGTTGAGAGCGTGCTGAAACGCGCGAACATCACCGAATACAGCATTCTGGGTACCGTTAAAGGTGCCGAGCTGGAGCATTTGCGCTTTAAGCATCCGTTCCTCGATTTCGATGTGCCAGCAATTCTCGGCGATCACGTCACCCTGGAAGCGGGTACCGGTGCGGTGCATACCGCCGGTGGCCACGGCCCGGACGACTACAATATCAGCCTGAAATACGGTCTGGAGATCGCTAACCCGGTTGGCCCGGACGGCGCTTACCTGCCAGGCACGTATCCGACCCTGGACGGCATCAACGTCTTTAAAGCCAACGACATCATCGTCAACATGCTGCGCGACAACGGCTCGCTGCTGCACGTTGAAAAAATGCAGCACAGCTATCCGTGCTGCTGGCGTCACAAGTCACCGATCATCTTCCGTGCGACCCCGCAGTGGTTTGTCAGCATGGATCAGAAAGGCCTGCGCGCGCAGTCGCTTTCTGAGATCAAAGGCGTGCAGTGGATCCCGGACTGGGGCCAGGCGCGTATCGAATCTATGGTTGCCAACCGTCCTGACTGGTGTATCTCCCGTCAGCGTACCTGGGGCGTGCCGATGTCTCTGTTCGTGCATAAAGAGACCCAGGAGCTGCACCCGAACACGCTGGAACTGATGGAAGAAGTAGCGAAACGCGTCGAAGTTGACGGCATTCAGGCGTGGTGGGATCTCGATTCCCGCGACATCCTGGGCGCTGACGCGGACAACTACGAGAAAGTGCCGGATACCCTGGACGTCTGGTTCGACTCCGGCTCTACCCACGCCTCCGTAGTTGACGTGCGTCCGGAGTTTGCCGGCCACGCCGCCGACATGTATCTGGAAGGTTCTGACCAACACCGCGGCTGGTTCATGTCATCCCTGATGATCTCCACCGCCATGAAGGGCAAGGCACCTTACCGCCAGGTACTGACTCACGGTTTCACCGTGGATGGTCAGGGCCGTAAGATGTCCAAATCTATCGGTAACACCGTTTCTCCGCAGGATGTGATGAACAAACTGGGCGCAGACATTCTGCGTCTGTGGGTGGCATCCACCGATTACACCGGCGAAATGGCGGTGTCTGACGAGATCCTGAAACGTGCTGCCGACAGCTATCGTCGTATCCGTAACACCGCGCGCTTCCTGCTGGCGAACCTGAACGGGTTCGATCCGGCGAAAGACATGGTGAAACCGGAAGAGATGGTGGTGCTGGATCGCTGGGCGGTAGGCTGCGCGCAAGCGGCGCAGGAAGATATCCTGAAGGCCTATGAGTCTTACGACTTCCACGAAGTGGTGCAGCGCCTGATGCGCTTCTGCTCCATCGAGATGGGTTCGTTCTACCTCGACATCATCAAAGACCGTCAGTACACCGCCAAAGCAGACAGCGTGGCGCGTCGCAGCTGCCAGACCGCGCTGTTCCATATCGCAGAAGCGCTGGTGCGCTGGATGGCACCGATCATGTCCTTCACTGCGGATGAGATCTGGGGCTACCTGCCTGGCGATCGTGAGAAGTATGTCTTCACCGGCGAGTGGTACCAGGGGCTGTTTGGCCTGGCAGAGACCGAAGCCATGAACGACAGCTTCTGGGACGAGCTGCTGAAAGTGCGCGGCGAAGTGAACAAGGTGATCGAGCAGGCGCGTGCCGACAAGAAAGTGGGCGGCTCTCTGGAAGCGTCAGTGACCCTGTACGCTGAACCTGAGCTGGCGGCGAAGCTGACGGCACTGGGCGATGAATTGCGATTTGTCCTGTTGACCTCTGGGGCGAATGTTGCGGATTATGCCGACGCGAGCGCGGATGCCCAGCAGAGCGAACTGCTCAAAGGGCTGAAAGTGGCGCTGGTGAAAGCCGATGGTGAGAAATGCCCGCGCTGCTGGCATTACACTACCGATGTCGGCAAGGTGGCGGAACACGCAGAGATCTGCGGACGCTGTGTCAGCAACGTCGCCGGTGATGGCGAAAAACGTAAGTTTGCCTGATGAGTAAATCACTCTCTTCAACAGGGCTGCGCTGGCTGTGGCTGGTAGTGGTCGTGCTGATTATCGATCTGGGCAGCAAGTACCTGATCCTCCAGAACTTTGCTCTGGGGGATACGGTTCCGCTGTTCCCATCGCTTAATCTGCACTATGCGCGCAACTATGGCGCGGCGTTTAGCTTCCTGGCTGACAGCGGCGGCTGGCAGCGCTGGTTCTTCGCGGGTATCGCGCTTGGTATCTGCGTGGTGCTGGCAGTGCTGATGTACCGCGGTAAAGCCACGCAAAAGCTGAATAACATCGCCTACGCGCTGATCATTGGCGGCGCGCTGGGCAACCTGTTCGACCGTCTGTGGCACGGCTTTGTGGTCGATATGATCGACTTCTATGTCGGCAACTGGCACTTCGCCACCTTCAACCTTGCCGATACGGCGATTTGTATCGGTGCGGCGCTGATTGTGCTGGAAGGCTTCCTGCCAAAACCCGCAGCGAAAGAGCAGGCGTAATTGTAAATGCCGGGTGGCGCTGAGCTTACCCGGCCTACAGAATTTGTGGCCTCCCGTAGGCCCGGTAAGCGCAGCGCCACCGGGCAACAGGTGACCCAAAACAAGCGAGCAATTTGCATGTCTAAATCCGTACAGAGCAACAGCGCGATGCTGGTTCATTTCACGCTGAAACTTGATGATGGCTCCACTGCGGAGTCCACCCGCAATAACGGCAAACCGGCGCTGTTCCGTCTTGGCGACACCTCTCTGTCGGAAGGTCTCGAGCAACAGCTGCTGGGGCTGAAAGAGGGGGAGAAGAAAACCTTCTCTCTGGAGCCGGATGCCGCGTTTGGCGTACCGAGCCCGGACCTGATCCAGTACTTCTCGCGCCGTGAATTTATGGATGCGGGCGAACCGGAAATCGGGGCGATTATGCTCTTTACCGCTATGGATGGCAGCGAAATGCCTGGCGTGATCCGTGAAATCAACGGCGATTCCATTACCGTCGATTTTAACCACCCGCTCGCCGGGCGTACCGTCCATTTTGATGTTGAAGTGCTGGAAATTGACCCGGTACTGGAGGATGTGAATGCAGATCCTGTTGGCTAACCCGCGCGGTTTCTGTGCCGGAGTAGACCGCGCTATCAGCATTGTTGAAAACGCGCTGGAGCTTTATGGCGCGCCGATTTATGTCCGTCACGAAGTAGTGCATAACCGCTACGTGGTGGATAGCCTGCGTACCCGCGGGGCGATCTTTATTGAGCAGATCGACGAAGTGCCGGATGGCGCGATCCTGATCTTCTCCGCACATGGCGTCTCCCAGGCGGTGCGTAACGAAGCGAAAAATCGCGATCTCACTGTCTTTGACGCCACCTGTCCGCTGGTCACTAAAGTGCATATGGAAGTCGCACGTGCAAGCCGTCGCGGCGAAGAGTCGATCCTGATTGGTCATGCCGGTCACCCGGAAGTGGAAGGCACCATGGGCCAGTACAGCAACCCGCAAGGGGGGATGTACCTGGTGGAGTCTCCGGACGATGTGCTGACGCTGAACGTCAAAAACGAAGCGAAGCTGTCGTTTATGACCCAGACCACGCTCTCGGTGGATGACACCTCTGACGTTATTGATGCGCTGCGTAAGCGCTTCCCGAAAATTGTCGGCCCGCGCAAAGACGATATCTGCTACGCCACCACTAACCGTCAGGAAGCCGTACGCGCCCTGGCGGAACAGGCGGATGTGGTGCTGGTCGTCGGCTCGAAAAACTCCTCGAACTCCAACCGTCTGGCCGAACTGGCGCAGCGGATGGGGAAAGCGGCGTTCCTGATTGACGATGCTACCGATATTCAGGAAGCCTGGGTGAAAGAGGCCCAGTGCGTCGGCGTGACAGCCGGTGCCTCCGCTCCGGATATTCTGGTACAGAACGTCATTGCACGTTTGCAGGAGCTGGGCGGCGGGGAAGCTATTCCTCTGGCAGGCCGTGAAGAGAATATCGTCTTCGAAGTGCCGAAAGAGTTGCGTATCGACGCCCGGGAAGTGGAATAACCCACCAAATCAAGCCAGCACATCCGTTGCTGGCTTTTTATTTGCCGCTTTGTACGGCGAAATCATGTCTTTTACTGATACTTCCCGCTGTTTATCATTAAATTCTAATTATTGGCGTTTTCGGATAGCGGCATCGACAGAGGCTGGTTAATCTGAAAACGGTTTACATCATTTTAACGTAAGAGAATAACTATGCATGATGCACAGGTCCGCGTCGCCATTGCTGGCGCGGGTGGCCGTATGGGCCGTCAGTTAATTCAGGCGATATTGCAGATGGATGGCGTCACGCTTGGCGCGGCTCTGGAGCGTGAAGGCTCATCGCTGCTGGGTGCCGATGCCGGGGAACTGGCGGGGGCAGGTAAGTCAGGCGTCACCGTACAAAGCAGCCTTGAGGCGGTTAAAGACGACTTCGATGTCTTCATCGACTTCACCCGTCCTGAAGGTACGCTGACTCACCTGGCGTTTTGCCGTCAGCATGGCAAAGGAATGGTTATTGGCACCACCGGTTTCGATGATGCTGGCAAGCAGGCTATTCAGGATGCCGCCAACGAGGTTGCTATCGTCTTTGCAGCGAACTTCAGCGTGGGCGTGAACGTCATGCTCAAACTGCTTGAGAAAGCGGCGAAGGTGATGGGGGATTACACCGATATCGAAATCATCGAGGCGCATCATCGTTATAAAGTCGATGCTCCTTCTGGCACCGCGCTGGCCATGGGCGAGGCGATTGCTCAGGCGATGGATAAGGATTTGAAAGAGTGTGCAGTCTACACCCGGGAAGGTCATACGGGAGAACGTGTCCCAGGCACTATTGGGTTTGCTACCGTTCGTGCGGGTGACATTGTGGGCGAACATACCGCGATGTTTGCCGATATCGGCGAGCGGGTTGAAATCACCCATAAAGCGTCCAGCCGTATGACTTTTGCAAATGGGGCGGTTCGTTCTGCAATTTGGTTGAAAGGCAAAAAAGATGGTCTTTTTGACATGCGAGATGTGCTCAATCTTAACAATTTATAATCATGATTACCCTTCGTGATGTGGTTATTGCAGTCATAAACAGTTGATTGCAGAGGGCAATATTTTATTGCCCTTCAATTTTATCCATTTTATTCATTTTTTAATGATAATGGTTCATAAATCAGTTTTATCTCCATTATTTTTGTTTCGATATTGTGAATTTTGACCAAATGGTCCACTTTTTGGGGCTGTGGGTGAATTCTTTATACTAAAACTGTCTCGCAAGCGTTTTCTTAAGTGATTTAGTTGATCTTTTTGCCCGTTAACAACCTTCCTGCTCATCAGTGCCGCAAAAACTACAAACAAAACCCACTTTTTAAGTTGACTTTCCCCCGCCAAATCTCCAGAATGCCGCCGTTTGCCGAAAATCCACTGGCAGCAGATTTGCATTGCTTCGTACTACGGTTATGAATTAATATGCAAATAAAGTGAGTGAATATTCTCTGGAGGGTGTTTTGATTAAGTCAGCGCTATTGGTTCTGGAAGACGGAACCCAGTTTATCGGTCGGGCCATTGGGGCAACAGGTTCGGCGGTTGGGGAAGTCGTTTTCAATACTTCAATGACCGGTTATCAAGAAATCCTCACTGATCCTTCCTATTCCCGCCAAATCGTCACTCTAACTTATCCCCATATCGGTAATGTCGGCACTAACGCCGCTGATGAAGAGTCCTCCCAGGTACATGCACAAGGTCTGATTATTCGCGACCTGCCGCTGATTGCCAGCAACTATCGCAATACCGAAGACCTCTCTTCCTACCTGAAACGCCATAACATCGTGGCGATTGCCGATATCGATACCCGTAAGTTGACGCGTCTGCTGCGAGAAAAAGGTGCCCAGAACGGCTGCATCATCGCTGGGGACAACCTGGACGCGGCTCTGGCGCAGGAAAAAGCCAAAGCCTTCCCGGGGCTGAACGGCATGGATCTGGCAAAAGAAGTGACCACCGCTGAGGCCTACAGCTGGACTCAGGGTAGCTGGACGCTGGCAGGTGAGCTGCCGGAAGCGAAAAAAGAAGACGAGCTGCCGTTCCACGTGGTGGCGTATGACTACGGTGCCAAGCGCAATATCCTGCGCATGCTGGTGGACCGTGGCTGCCGTCTGACCGTTGTGCCGGCGAAAACCCCGGCAGACGACGTGCTGAAGATGAACCCGGACGGGATCTTCCTCTCCAACGGCCCGGGTGACCCGGCACCGTGCGACTACGCAATCGACGCGATTAAGACCTTCCTTGAAACCGATATTCCGGTCTTCGGGATCTGCCTCGGCCATCAGCTGCTGGCGCTGGCGAGCGGTGCCAAAACCGTGAAGATGAAGTTCGGTCACCACGGTGGTAACCACCCGGTGAAAGATATCGATAACAATACCGTGATGATTACCGCGCAGAACCACGGCTTTGCGGTGGATGAAGCCTCCATGCCGGCAACACTGCGCGTAACGCACAAGTCGCTGTTCGACGGCACCCTGCAGGGGATTCATCGTACCGACAAACCGGCGTTCAGTTTCCAGGGGCACCCGGAAGCCAGCCCAGGCCCGCACGATGCCGCGCCGCTGTTCGATCACTTCATCGAACTCATTGAGCAATACCGTAAGACCGCTAAATAATCAGGAGCCGAGAAGACCATGCCAAAACGTACAGACATAAAAAGCATCCTGATCCTTGGCGCTGGCCCGATTGTTATCGGCCAGGCCTGTGAGTTCGACTACTCCGGCGCTCAGGCGTGTAAAGCCCTGCGCGAAGAGGGTTACCGCGTTATCCTGGTGAACTCCAACCCGGCAACCATCATGACCGACCCGGAAATGGCCGATGCGACCTACATCGAGCCGATTAACTGGGAAGTGGTACGTAAGATCATCGAAAAAGAGCGTCCTGATGCGGTACTGCCGACCATGGGCGGCCAGACGGCGCTGAACTGCGCGCTGGAGCTGGAGCGTCAGGGCGTGCTGGCCGAGTTCGGCGTGACCATGATTGGCGCGACCGCCGATGCGATTGATAAAGCGGAAGACCGCCGTCGCTTCGACGTGGCGATGAAGAAAATCGGCCTCGACACCGCGCGCTCCGGTATCGCCCATAACATGGAAGAAGCGCTGGCGGTTGCCGCTGACGTGGGTTATCCGTGCATCATCCGTCCGTCCTTCACCATGGGCGGCACTGGCGGCGGTATCGCCTATAACCGCGAAGAGTTTGAAGAGATCTGCGAACGCGGTCTGGACCTCTCCCCAACCAAAGAGCTGCTGATTGATGAGTCGCTGATCGGCTGGAAAGAGTACGAGATGGAAGTGGTGCGTGATAAAAACGACAACTGCATCATCGTCTGCTCCATCGAAAACTTCGACGCCATGGGCATCCACACCGGTGACTCCATCACCGTGGCACCAGCCCAGACGCTGACCGACAAAGAGTACCAAATCATGCGTAACGCCTCGATGGCGGTACTGCGTGAGATTGGCGTCGAAACCGGTGGCTCTAACGTTCAGTTCTCGGTTAACCCGAAGAACGGTCGTCTGATTGTTATTGAGATGAACCCGCGTGTATCCCGCTCCTCCGCCCTGGCATCGAAAGCGACCGGCTTCCCGATTGCTAAAGTGGCGGCGAAACTGGCAGTGGGTTACACCCTCGACGAGCTGATGAACGACATCACCGGTGGCCGCACGCCGGCCTCGTTCGAGCCGTCTATCGACTACGTTGTGACCAAAATTCCTCGCTTCAACTTCGAGAAATTTGCCGGTGCGAACGACCGTCTGACCACCCAGATGAAGTCCGTCGGTGAAGTGATGGCGATTGGCCGCACCCAGCAGGAATCCCTGCAGAAAGCCCTGCGTGGCCTGGAAGTAGGCGCCACTGGTTTCGACCCGAAAGTGAGCCTGGACGACCCGGAAGCGCTAACCAAAATCCGTCGCGAGCTGAAAGACGCCGGTGCCGAGCGTATCTGGTACATCGCCGACGCCTTCCGTGCCGGTCTCTCCGTCGATGGCGTATTCAACCTGACCAATATCGACCGCTGGTTCCTGGTGCAAATTGAAGAGCTGGTGCGTCTGGAAGAGAAAGTTGCGGAGCTGGGTATCAACGGCCTCGACGCTGACTTCCTGCGCATGCTGAAGCGTAAAGGCTTTGCCGATGCGCGTCTGGCAAAACTGGCGGGCGTGCGCGAAGCGGAAATCCGTAAGCTGCGTGACCAGTACAACCTGCACCCGGTCTACAAGCGCGTGGACACCTGTGCGGCAGAGTTTGCCACCGACACCGCGTACATGTACTCCACTTATGAAGACGAGTGCGAAGCGAACCCGTCCGTTGACCGTGACAAAATCATGGTGCTGGGCGGTGGTCCAAACCGTATCGGCCAGGGCATTGAGTTCGACTACTGCTGCGTACACGCCTCGCTGGCGCTGCGCGAAGACGGTTACGAGACCATCATGGTCAACTGTAACCCGGAAACTGTGTCTACTGACTACGACACTTCCGACCGCCTCTACTTCGAGCCGGTTACCCTGGAAGACGTGCTGGAAATCGTACGTATCGAGAAGCCAAAAGGCGTTATCGTGCAGTACGGCGGCCAGACCCCGCTGAAGCTGGCGCGAGCCCTGGAAGCGGCAGGCGTACCGGTAATCGGCACCAGCCCGGATGCGATTGACCGCGCTGAAGACCGCGAGCGTTTCCAGCATGCCGTTGACCGTCTGAAGCTGAAACAGCCAGCCAACGCCACCGTGACTGCGATTGAGCAGGCGGTTGAGAAGGCAAAAGAGATCACCTACCCGCTGGTAGTGCGTCCATCTTACGTGCTGGGCGGCCGGGCGATGGAAATCGTCTACGACGAAGCTGACCTGCGCCGTTACTTCCAGACTGCGGTCAGCGTCTCTAACGATGCGCCAGTGCTGCTGGACCGCTTCCTGGATGATGCGGTGGAAGTGGACGTCGATGCCATCTGCGACGGCGAAATGGTGCTGATTGGCGGCATCATGGAGCACATCGAGCAGGCAGGCGTACACTCCGGTGACTCCGCCTGTTCACTGCCAGCCTATACGCTGAGCAAAGAAATTCAGGACGTGATGCGCGACCAGGTACAGAAACTGGCCTTCGAGTTGCAGGTGCGCGGTCTGATGAACGTGCAGTTTGCGGTGAAAGACAACGAAGTGTACCTGATTGAAGTCAACCCGCGTGCGGCGCGTACCGTACCGTTCGTCTCCAAAGCCACCGGTGTTCCGCTGGCGAAAGTGGCGGCGCGCGTGATGGCGGGTCAGACCCTGGCTCAGCAGGGCGTGACCAAAGAGATCATCCCACCGTACTACTCGGTGAAAGAGGTGGTACTGCCGTTCAACAAATTCCCGGGCGTCGACCCGCTGTTAGGGCCAGAAATGCGCTCTACCGGTGAAGTGATGGGCGTTGGCCGCACCTTCGCAGAAGCGTTCGCTAAAGCGCAGCTGGGCAGTAACTCCACCATGAAAAAGCAGGGTCGTGCGCTGCTGTCCGTGCGTGAAGGGGATAAAGAGCGCGTAGTGGACCTGGCAGCGAAACTGCTGAAGCAGGGCTTCGAGCTGGATGCGACCCACGGTACCGCGATTGTACTGGGTGAAGCCGGTATCAACCCGCGTCTGGTGAATAAGGTGCATGAAGGTCGTCCGCACATTCAGGACCGTATCAAGAATGGCGAATACACCTACATCATCAACACCACCGAAGGGCGTCAGGCGATTGAAGATTCCAAGCTGATTCGCCGCAGCGCGCTGCAGTATAAAGTGCACTACGACACCACCCTGAACGGCGGTTTCGCGACAGCCATGGCGCTGAACGCGGATGCCACCGAGAAGGTGATTTCGGTGCAGGAGATGCACGCGCAGATCGCGAAGTAATCGCTTCAGATTGTTCTTAAAACCCGCTACGGCGGGTTTTTTTATCCCTTTCCGACCAATTTTGGCGGTTGTGCTGCTCCCGCATACATCGCACTTTACGGTGAACCTGAAAAAAAGGAGTTCACTGTGAAACAGGCCCTTACGTTGATACCTCTGGTGGTGCTGCTTGCCGGCTGCGCCGATTTTGCCTCGTCGGTGACCAACACCATAGATGGAATGGGGATGACCCCCGACTATGCAAAAGGCTTAAAGGACGATCTTGAGCCGCAGAAAAAGTTAGCCACGCCGGTGGTGAAGGTGGCTGATACCGTGCCTGAGGGCAAGCTCGTCGAGAAGTATGACAATGGTAATAAGAAGTTTGAGACCGTCATTAAGAACCGTTGCTTTAACGACTATATCGACGTCTATTACCCGAACGGCGTTCTCAGAAGCCATACGCCGCTGGTTAACTGTCAGGCGGAAGGGCTGTCACAGGGCTATACCCAGGAAGGGAAGCTGCGCTCGACCATTACGTTCAAACAGAGTGTGGCGAACGGCGAGGCAAAAACCTATGACGCGAGCGGCAAAGTCGTGCAGACGGTGATCTACAAAGATGGCTTCCCGCAGAAAAGCTAACCTTCAGAGTGTTCTGCATTTATCCCTGAGTATGGCGTATTCCACTACAGTTTACCCTGATGATAAAAATGACGACCAACAGGGAGAATACGATGCAAAACAAACTACTGATGGCTTCTGTCTTTGCGGCTGCAACTTTATTTACCGTGGCAGGGTGTTCATCTAATCAGGCGGTGAAAACTACCGACGGTAAAACCATTATCACCGATGGTAAGCCGCAGGTAGATGATGACACCGGCCTGGTCTCATATGAGAATGCGGAAACCGGGCAAACCGAGCAGATTAACCGCGATCAGGTTAAATCTATGGGTGAGCTGGATAACTGATAAAAAAGTGCAGTGGCCTGCGCCACTGCACTTCCTGTCGTAGTAAAGCAATTACCAACGATGGTTGAGCAGGATATGGCCGCCGTAGGCGTCGTAGCTGTTTTCACCCCATTCGCCGCTGGCACGCAACGAGATCAGCGTGGTCTCGTTCAGCTTGCCGGTAACGCCCAGCTCCAGCTGACCGCGATCGTCCGGGGTATCGTTGCTGAACGCTTCGCCGTTGAAGGCGATATCGTTCTGCCCGGCACCTTTCAGCCAGTTAACTGCCACATAAGGCTGCCACGCCTGCACATCTTTCTGGTTGAAATAGCTGGTTTTTACACCCATACGTCCCAGAATGCTGTCATTATCGAGGGTGGAAATACGCACCCCGTCAGCGTCCGTGTGATTTTCCTGATCAAGATAGCTATAGACAGCCTGAATCTGCGGTTCGATTTTCCAGGTTCTTTCGCTCTCTGAGTCAACAATCCAGGCGTGACCCGCTTCCAGCGAGGCAGCAAAGCCGTGGCTGTTATAAGACTCGTTGCTGCGACCATCGCTTCTCAGCTTGTTGTGATACCAGCCGAAAGAGGCCCAGCTATCGATGTAGCTGCCTTTACGCAGCTGCTGATCTTCCTGCCAGGTAGCATAAAAGCCGACATTGACACCGTCGACTTTGCCTTGTGCACTGCGCGAGTTATGGCGCGCGGTGGAATCGGTTTTAGCCTGGCCGGCACCGAACATCATCCCGCTATGCAGAACCCCTGTATCCATCTTCTTGCTGATGAAATCACTGCCGACCTGCATCACGTACTGAGTCGTGTCATAGTTAACTTTGCCACCCGCCACGTCATTTTCATGATAGCGGCCTTTGACGTACATCCAGGTGTTGAGATCCTCATCATTGCGCAGCGTCAGCTGATCGCGATCGTCGCGTTTATGCAGGAACATGTCCTGGGCGGCGAGGTAGTTTCCTAAATAGGCGCCCACTTCAGGTGCGAGGTTGGCCGGTGCCGGTGAAGGCGTTGGAGCTGGTGTTGGGTCTGGCGTTGGATCCGGTGTTGGGTCTGGTGTTGGATCCGGCGTAGGCGCAGGCGTAGTATCTAAAGATTCCAGGTACCAGTTGCCATCAGCGTGCTGGTTCAGGCTATATTCCCATGCGCCGACCACGACCGGTCTGGAGAGAGAAAACGCGGCATCGGAGTTACCGCCTACGCTCACCACCTGCATCCCGTTGACGGTCTGCGCGCCCGCTCCGCCGATATTGGAGATGCGAATACCAGATTCACCCGCGCTGTTGCCGGTGATGGTCAGATGGTCGGTAGCAGAGTTGTCATCGCCCAGCACGCTGTTCATGGCGATCAGGCTACCGCTTACGCCGGTGTAGTCACCGTTGATGGTGAACCTGTTGCCCACGCTGTCGTTCAGCCCGGCGATCTGTAGCGTGCCGCTGTTAGTGACGTTGCCGTTAATAGTGTTGAGGGTAGAAGAACTGGACGCGCTGTTCCCCTGCACGGCATTCCATGACGCCAGCACGCCGCCGCTGAGGATATCAACGTTGTTGTTTACAGTACCTGCGCTGGCAAAGGTTGCGCCATCCTGCACGGTGATGGTAGCCGTGTTGCCATCGCCACCCAGAGTTGCGCCTTCGGCTACCAGGG
Coding sequences within it:
- the ileS gene encoding isoleucine--tRNA ligase; translated protein: MSDYKSTLNLPETGFPMRGDLAKREPGMLARWTDDDLYGIIRAAKKGKKTFILHDGPPYANGSIHIGHSVNKILKDIIVKSKGLTGFDSPYVPGWDCHGLPIELKVEQEFGKPGEKFTAAEFRAKCREYAATQVDGQREDFIRLGVLGDWSHPYLTMDFKTEANIIRALGKIIGNGHLHKGAKPVHWCVDCRSALAEAEVEYYDKTSPSIDVAFEGVDQEALQGKFGLPGVEGPISLVIWTTTPWTLPANRAISLSAEFDYALVQVEGRALILAKDLVESVLKRANITEYSILGTVKGAELEHLRFKHPFLDFDVPAILGDHVTLEAGTGAVHTAGGHGPDDYNISLKYGLEIANPVGPDGAYLPGTYPTLDGINVFKANDIIVNMLRDNGSLLHVEKMQHSYPCCWRHKSPIIFRATPQWFVSMDQKGLRAQSLSEIKGVQWIPDWGQARIESMVANRPDWCISRQRTWGVPMSLFVHKETQELHPNTLELMEEVAKRVEVDGIQAWWDLDSRDILGADADNYEKVPDTLDVWFDSGSTHASVVDVRPEFAGHAADMYLEGSDQHRGWFMSSLMISTAMKGKAPYRQVLTHGFTVDGQGRKMSKSIGNTVSPQDVMNKLGADILRLWVASTDYTGEMAVSDEILKRAADSYRRIRNTARFLLANLNGFDPAKDMVKPEEMVVLDRWAVGCAQAAQEDILKAYESYDFHEVVQRLMRFCSIEMGSFYLDIIKDRQYTAKADSVARRSCQTALFHIAEALVRWMAPIMSFTADEIWGYLPGDREKYVFTGEWYQGLFGLAETEAMNDSFWDELLKVRGEVNKVIEQARADKKVGGSLEASVTLYAEPELAAKLTALGDELRFVLLTSGANVADYADASADAQQSELLKGLKVALVKADGEKCPRCWHYTTDVGKVAEHAEICGRCVSNVAGDGEKRKFA
- the lspA gene encoding signal peptidase II — protein: MSKSLSSTGLRWLWLVVVVLIIDLGSKYLILQNFALGDTVPLFPSLNLHYARNYGAAFSFLADSGGWQRWFFAGIALGICVVLAVLMYRGKATQKLNNIAYALIIGGALGNLFDRLWHGFVVDMIDFYVGNWHFATFNLADTAICIGAALIVLEGFLPKPAAKEQA
- the fkpB gene encoding FKBP-type peptidyl-prolyl cis-trans isomerase, whose product is MSKSVQSNSAMLVHFTLKLDDGSTAESTRNNGKPALFRLGDTSLSEGLEQQLLGLKEGEKKTFSLEPDAAFGVPSPDLIQYFSRREFMDAGEPEIGAIMLFTAMDGSEMPGVIREINGDSITVDFNHPLAGRTVHFDVEVLEIDPVLEDVNADPVG
- the ispH gene encoding 4-hydroxy-3-methylbut-2-enyl diphosphate reductase — its product is MQILLANPRGFCAGVDRAISIVENALELYGAPIYVRHEVVHNRYVVDSLRTRGAIFIEQIDEVPDGAILIFSAHGVSQAVRNEAKNRDLTVFDATCPLVTKVHMEVARASRRGEESILIGHAGHPEVEGTMGQYSNPQGGMYLVESPDDVLTLNVKNEAKLSFMTQTTLSVDDTSDVIDALRKRFPKIVGPRKDDICYATTNRQEAVRALAEQADVVLVVGSKNSSNSNRLAELAQRMGKAAFLIDDATDIQEAWVKEAQCVGVTAGASAPDILVQNVIARLQELGGGEAIPLAGREENIVFEVPKELRIDAREVE
- the dapB gene encoding 4-hydroxy-tetrahydrodipicolinate reductase yields the protein MHDAQVRVAIAGAGGRMGRQLIQAILQMDGVTLGAALEREGSSLLGADAGELAGAGKSGVTVQSSLEAVKDDFDVFIDFTRPEGTLTHLAFCRQHGKGMVIGTTGFDDAGKQAIQDAANEVAIVFAANFSVGVNVMLKLLEKAAKVMGDYTDIEIIEAHHRYKVDAPSGTALAMGEAIAQAMDKDLKECAVYTREGHTGERVPGTIGFATVRAGDIVGEHTAMFADIGERVEITHKASSRMTFANGAVRSAIWLKGKKDGLFDMRDVLNLNNL
- the carA gene encoding glutamine-hydrolyzing carbamoyl-phosphate synthase small subunit: MIKSALLVLEDGTQFIGRAIGATGSAVGEVVFNTSMTGYQEILTDPSYSRQIVTLTYPHIGNVGTNAADEESSQVHAQGLIIRDLPLIASNYRNTEDLSSYLKRHNIVAIADIDTRKLTRLLREKGAQNGCIIAGDNLDAALAQEKAKAFPGLNGMDLAKEVTTAEAYSWTQGSWTLAGELPEAKKEDELPFHVVAYDYGAKRNILRMLVDRGCRLTVVPAKTPADDVLKMNPDGIFLSNGPGDPAPCDYAIDAIKTFLETDIPVFGICLGHQLLALASGAKTVKMKFGHHGGNHPVKDIDNNTVMITAQNHGFAVDEASMPATLRVTHKSLFDGTLQGIHRTDKPAFSFQGHPEASPGPHDAAPLFDHFIELIEQYRKTAK